The proteins below are encoded in one region of Peribacillus muralis:
- the rny gene encoding ribonuclease Y, whose product MEPMTIIFTLLGLIVGAVVGYFIHKSKFESKIAGAKGSAEHILEDAKREADALKKEALLEAKDEIHKIRSDSDRESRERRNELQKQENRLLQREENLDRKDDTLDKRENLLEKKEDSLNQRQQHIEEMESKVDETVRKQQTELERVSGLTREEAKAIIIDRMENELAHDVALMIKESDTRAKEEADKKAKEVLSLAIQRCAADHVAETTVSVVNLPNDEMKGRIIGREGRNIRTLETLTGIDLIIDDTPEAVILSGFDPIRRETARLALEKLVQDGRIHPARIEEMVDKARREVDEHIREIGEQTTFEVGVHGLHPDLIKILGRLKFRTSYGQNVLKHSIEVAQLSGLLAAELGEDEVLARRAGLLHDIGKAIDHEVEGSHVEIGVELATKYKEHPTVINSIASHHGDTEPTSIISVLVAAADALSAARPGARSETLENYIRRLEKLEEISESYDGVEKSFAIQAGREVRILVKPEQIDDLSAHRLARDIRKRIEEELDYPGHIKVTVIRETRAVEYAK is encoded by the coding sequence ATGGAACCCATGACAATCATCTTCACTTTGCTTGGCCTAATCGTCGGTGCAGTTGTTGGCTATTTTATTCACAAATCAAAATTTGAGAGTAAAATAGCAGGGGCAAAGGGCTCTGCAGAACACATCCTTGAGGATGCAAAACGTGAAGCGGATGCACTTAAGAAAGAAGCCTTGTTGGAAGCAAAAGATGAAATTCATAAAATTCGTTCAGATTCTGATCGGGAATCCCGTGAAAGAAGGAATGAATTACAAAAACAAGAAAATCGGTTATTGCAAAGAGAAGAGAATCTGGACCGTAAGGACGATACGTTAGATAAACGTGAAAACCTTTTGGAGAAAAAAGAAGATTCTCTAAACCAAAGACAACAGCATATTGAAGAGATGGAAAGCAAAGTGGACGAAACGGTTCGTAAGCAGCAAACGGAGCTAGAACGAGTTTCAGGTTTAACTCGTGAAGAAGCTAAAGCAATCATCATAGACCGAATGGAAAACGAGCTTGCTCACGATGTAGCGCTTATGATTAAAGAAAGTGATACCCGTGCCAAAGAAGAAGCTGATAAAAAGGCAAAAGAAGTTCTTTCTCTTGCAATTCAGCGTTGTGCGGCTGATCATGTTGCAGAAACCACCGTTTCTGTAGTGAATCTTCCAAACGATGAAATGAAAGGACGGATAATTGGACGTGAAGGACGAAATATCCGGACGCTAGAAACGCTAACAGGTATAGACCTAATAATTGATGATACTCCTGAAGCTGTCATTTTATCTGGATTTGATCCGATTAGACGCGAAACGGCACGCTTGGCTCTTGAAAAACTTGTTCAGGACGGACGGATACATCCGGCTCGAATTGAAGAAATGGTTGACAAAGCAAGACGTGAGGTAGATGAACATATTCGTGAAATTGGTGAACAAACGACTTTCGAGGTTGGTGTTCACGGTCTCCATCCAGACCTTATCAAAATACTGGGTCGTTTGAAATTCCGTACAAGTTACGGACAAAACGTGCTTAAGCATTCAATTGAAGTGGCCCAGCTTTCAGGGTTGCTGGCCGCTGAGCTTGGAGAGGATGAAGTACTTGCCCGCCGTGCCGGTTTATTGCATGATATCGGGAAAGCGATCGATCATGAAGTGGAAGGCAGCCACGTTGAAATTGGCGTGGAATTGGCAACCAAGTATAAAGAGCATCCTACTGTCATTAACAGCATCGCTTCACATCATGGCGATACAGAGCCAACTTCCATCATTTCAGTGCTTGTTGCAGCCGCTGATGCATTATCAGCTGCAAGGCCTGGTGCCAGAAGTGAAACACTTGAAAATTACATTAGAAGACTTGAAAAGCTTGAGGAGATTTCCGAATCCTATGATGGAGTGGAAAAATCATTCGCGATTCAAGCCGGACGTGAAGTGCGGATTCTAGTGAAACCAGAGCAAATAGATGATCTTTCGGCCCATCGACTCGCACGTGATATCCGGAAACGGATTGAAGAAGAGCTTGATTACCCAGGTCATATAAAAGTCACGGTTATCCGTGAAACAAGAGCAGTCGAATACGCTAAATAA
- a CDS encoding TIGR00282 family metallophosphoesterase, producing MKLLFIGDVVGALGRDMVQEYLPKLKEKHRPHITVINGENAASGRGITEKIYRNFLEWGAQAVTMGNHTWDNRDIFNFIEEAKYLVRPANFPEGAPGEGMKFLKLNQLEIAVINLQARTFMSDLDCPFKKAEELVTMAQKRTPIIFVDFHGEATSEKQAMGWFLDGKVTAVVGTHTHVQTADNRILPAGTAYISDVGMTGPYDGVLGMERGAVLQRFLTSLPVRFEVPKEGRTLLSAILLEIDDKSGEAKKIERILINEDHPFYH from the coding sequence ATGAAACTTCTATTTATTGGAGATGTCGTAGGGGCTCTAGGTCGTGACATGGTCCAAGAATACCTTCCGAAATTAAAGGAGAAGCATAGGCCGCATATCACGGTCATCAATGGGGAAAATGCGGCAAGTGGTCGAGGGATTACGGAGAAGATTTACAGGAACTTTTTAGAGTGGGGCGCGCAGGCGGTGACGATGGGAAACCATACATGGGATAATCGCGATATTTTCAATTTCATTGAGGAAGCGAAATATCTCGTCCGTCCGGCAAACTTTCCAGAGGGTGCACCTGGAGAAGGAATGAAATTTTTAAAATTGAACCAGCTGGAAATTGCGGTCATCAATTTACAAGCTAGAACATTCATGTCGGATTTGGATTGTCCGTTCAAAAAAGCGGAGGAGCTTGTGACGATGGCGCAAAAAAGGACGCCGATCATCTTTGTTGATTTTCATGGTGAAGCAACAAGCGAAAAGCAGGCTATGGGCTGGTTCCTTGACGGCAAAGTTACAGCCGTTGTAGGTACGCATACACACGTTCAGACTGCCGATAACCGCATATTGCCTGCGGGCACTGCTTACATATCGGATGTGGGCATGACAGGGCCGTATGATGGTGTTCTTGGCATGGAAAGAGGCGCAGTGCTCCAGCGGTTCCTGACAAGCCTACCTGTTCGTTTCGAAGTGCCTAAGGAAGGCAGGACCCTATTAAGCGCGATCCTTCTGGAAATCGATGACAAATCGGGTGAGGCAAAGAAAATAGAGAGAATCCTCATCAACGAGGATCATCCCTTTTATCATTGA
- the spoVS gene encoding stage V sporulation protein SpoVS — protein MEILKVSAKSNPNSVAGALAGVLRERGAAEIQAIGAGALNQAVKAVAIARGFVAPSGVDLICIPAFTDILIDGEERTAIKLIIEPR, from the coding sequence ATGGAAATATTAAAGGTTTCAGCAAAATCTAATCCTAATTCTGTAGCAGGCGCACTAGCGGGAGTGCTCAGGGAAAGAGGGGCAGCCGAAATTCAAGCTATCGGTGCAGGTGCGTTAAATCAAGCCGTCAAGGCAGTAGCAATCGCAAGAGGATTCGTCGCACCTAGTGGAGTTGACTTGATTTGTATTCCTGCCTTTACAGATATACTTATTGATGGCGAAGAGAGAACGGCTATAAAATTAATCATTGAACCAAGATAA
- a CDS encoding dipeptidase, translating to MNGTGRGITLAIFDAHCDVLMKMFIDPELSFLNSDKLHITKRGLLDEGGKVQCFAIYIPEKVHPDMRFQAALAMVDIFHEKILAEPEMKFIKSKSDIESLTESEIGAMLSLEGCDCIGNDLLKLKTLLHLGVSSVGLTWNHANLVADGALEARGAGLTEFGEEVVTLLNERAIWCDVSHLSEAGFWDTIKRAEYPIASHSNVHSLCSHPRNLKDSQIRALLQKKGVIGITFVPQFLSNGDSASIKDILKHIDHVCSLGGEKQIGFGSDFDGIDHMVDNLTSFKDYHILINELNKFYSSEFVKGLLFGNFARHFPVKKEGF from the coding sequence ATGAATGGGACAGGAAGGGGAATCACGTTGGCAATTTTTGACGCACATTGTGATGTGTTAATGAAGATGTTCATCGATCCGGAACTATCTTTTTTAAATAGTGATAAATTACATATAACCAAGCGGGGGTTATTGGATGAAGGGGGAAAAGTCCAATGTTTTGCGATATACATCCCTGAAAAAGTCCATCCGGATATGAGGTTCCAGGCAGCATTGGCGATGGTTGATATTTTTCATGAAAAGATTTTGGCCGAGCCGGAAATGAAATTCATAAAGTCGAAGTCTGACATTGAATCTCTTACAGAATCGGAAATCGGGGCAATGCTGTCTCTGGAGGGGTGCGATTGCATCGGGAACGATCTGCTGAAGCTGAAAACGCTCCTTCACCTTGGCGTTTCCTCTGTAGGGCTAACATGGAATCACGCGAACCTAGTAGCTGATGGGGCACTCGAAGCGAGAGGGGCGGGTTTGACGGAATTTGGAGAAGAGGTGGTGACCCTGCTAAATGAGAGAGCAATTTGGTGCGACGTATCTCATTTATCGGAAGCGGGGTTTTGGGACACCATAAAAAGGGCTGAATACCCCATCGCCTCCCATTCGAATGTCCATTCACTTTGTTCCCATCCGCGAAATTTAAAAGACAGTCAAATTAGAGCCCTTTTGCAAAAGAAGGGAGTGATAGGAATAACCTTTGTCCCGCAATTTTTATCTAATGGTGACTCCGCTTCGATAAAGGATATTTTGAAGCATATAGACCATGTATGCAGTCTAGGCGGTGAGAAGCAAATTGGTTTCGGTTCGGACTTTGATGGAATCGATCATATGGTCGACAATTTAACCTCATTTAAGGATTATCATATTTTGATCAATGAGTTGAATAAGTTTTATTCCAGTGAGTTTGTAAAAGGGCTTCTATTTGGTAATTTTGCACGTCACTTTCCTGTTAAAAAAGAAGGGTTTTAG
- a CDS encoding 2-oxoacid:acceptor oxidoreductase subunit alpha — MINQLSWKVGGQQGEGIESTGEIFCIALNRLGYYLYGYRHFSSRIKGGHTNNKIRVSTTETRAISDDLDILVAFDQETIDVNYKELHEGGIIIADAKFKPVCPEDTKAELYIVPFTEIAAELGTSLMKNMVAIGATCAVLGMEISVFNDVVDEIFGRKGEEIVKKNMDAITAGYKAMEVMLGEKLGAMELEKADGQKRLFMIGNDAIALGAVAGGCRFMAAYPITPASEIMEYLIKKLPQLGGTVIQTEDEIAAATMAIGANYGGVRAITASAGPGLSLKMEAIGLAGITETPIVIVDTQRGGPSTGLPTKQEQSDLMAMIYGTHGEIPKIVMAPSTVEEAFYDTAEAFNLAEEYQCPVIVLSDLQLSLGKQTVQPLDYGKVEIRRGKLVDTEIEESENKAYFKRYEVTQDGVSPRVVPGMKNGIHHVTGVEHDETGRPSETALNRKAQMDKRMRKLDNLTTTFQTPVYKNTPHEEADLLILGFNSTRGTIDEAIGRLETDGMKVNHAQIRLIHPFPADEVLALVQSAKKVVVIENNATGQLANIIKMNVGHVNKIKSILKYDGNPFLPHEIHTQCKEMFEYGNI, encoded by the coding sequence ATGATCAATCAACTTTCATGGAAAGTTGGCGGACAACAAGGTGAAGGTATTGAAAGTACAGGAGAGATTTTCTGTATTGCCCTCAATCGCTTAGGATATTACTTGTATGGCTACCGTCATTTCTCGTCCCGAATAAAGGGTGGACACACGAATAACAAAATTCGTGTAAGTACTACGGAAACTCGTGCTATCTCTGATGATTTAGACATCTTAGTCGCTTTTGACCAAGAAACGATTGACGTCAATTATAAAGAATTACATGAGGGTGGCATCATAATCGCGGATGCAAAATTCAAACCTGTCTGCCCAGAAGATACAAAGGCAGAATTATATATTGTTCCATTTACGGAAATTGCAGCAGAACTAGGCACATCATTAATGAAAAACATGGTCGCCATCGGTGCGACATGTGCTGTCCTTGGAATGGAAATATCCGTATTCAATGATGTGGTAGATGAAATCTTCGGCCGTAAAGGCGAAGAAATCGTCAAGAAGAATATGGATGCCATTACTGCTGGGTACAAGGCAATGGAAGTCATGCTTGGAGAAAAACTGGGTGCAATGGAGCTGGAGAAGGCAGATGGACAAAAACGCTTGTTCATGATCGGTAACGATGCCATCGCTTTAGGCGCAGTTGCAGGGGGCTGCCGCTTCATGGCAGCCTATCCAATCACTCCGGCTTCGGAAATCATGGAGTACCTGATTAAAAAACTTCCGCAATTAGGCGGGACGGTCATTCAGACTGAAGATGAAATCGCGGCGGCTACAATGGCGATTGGAGCAAACTACGGCGGTGTTCGGGCCATTACGGCTTCGGCCGGTCCTGGCCTATCCTTGAAAATGGAAGCGATCGGTTTGGCGGGTATTACCGAAACACCGATTGTCATTGTCGATACGCAACGTGGAGGTCCATCTACAGGGCTTCCTACGAAACAGGAGCAATCCGATTTAATGGCCATGATTTATGGCACGCACGGTGAAATTCCTAAAATCGTCATGGCTCCAAGTACAGTTGAGGAAGCTTTTTATGATACGGCAGAAGCGTTCAACCTTGCCGAGGAATATCAATGCCCAGTCATCGTTTTATCGGATCTACAGCTTTCATTAGGTAAACAGACGGTACAGCCGCTTGATTACGGGAAAGTGGAGATAAGACGCGGGAAGTTGGTGGACACTGAAATTGAAGAGTCTGAAAACAAGGCATACTTCAAACGATATGAAGTTACGCAAGACGGCGTCTCACCTCGCGTCGTACCTGGCATGAAAAACGGTATCCACCATGTAACAGGTGTTGAGCATGATGAAACCGGAAGACCATCCGAGACCGCTTTGAATCGTAAGGCGCAAATGGATAAACGGATGCGCAAGCTGGATAACTTGACGACTACCTTCCAAACACCCGTTTACAAAAACACACCGCATGAAGAGGCGGATTTATTAATACTTGGGTTTAATTCCACACGCGGGACGATCGATGAAGCAATCGGCCGCTTGGAAACGGATGGCATGAAAGTCAACCATGCTCAAATTCGTTTGATTCACCCATTCCCTGCTGATGAAGTTCTTGCTTTAGTTCAATCGGCTAAGAAGGTAGTGGTTATCGAAAACAATGCGACTGGACAATTGGCTAATATCATCAAGATGAATGTCGGACATGTCAATAAAATTAAAAGTATCCTAAAATATGATGGCAATCCATTCCTCCCGCATGAAATTCACACACAATGCAAGGAGATGTTCGAATATGGCAACATTTAA
- a CDS encoding 2-oxoacid:ferredoxin oxidoreductase subunit beta, with the protein MATFKEFRNDVKPNWCPGCGDFSVQAAMQRAAANVGLEPENLAVVSGIGCSGRISGYIKSYGFHGIHGRSLPIAQGVKMANRELTVIASGGDGDGFAIGMGHTIHAIRRNIDITYIVMDNQIYGLTKGQTSPRSAAGFKTKSTPEGSIEQAVSPMELALSAGATFVAQSFSTDLKDLTAIIEAGIKHKGFSFINVFSPCVTYNKINTYDWFKQNLTKLNTIEGYDSSNKEQAMQTLMKHDSLVTGIIYQDSSRPSYQELIPGYAEEALNKSDLTLDQAHFDKLVTEFM; encoded by the coding sequence ATGGCAACATTTAAAGAATTTCGTAATGATGTAAAACCTAACTGGTGTCCTGGCTGCGGGGATTTCTCCGTTCAGGCTGCCATGCAGCGTGCGGCGGCTAATGTAGGGTTGGAGCCAGAGAATTTGGCTGTCGTTTCCGGTATTGGCTGCTCAGGCCGTATATCCGGTTACATCAAGTCATATGGCTTCCATGGCATCCATGGCCGCTCGCTTCCAATCGCACAAGGAGTGAAAATGGCCAACCGTGAATTGACCGTAATCGCTTCTGGCGGTGACGGAGATGGCTTTGCCATTGGGATGGGCCATACCATCCATGCGATCCGCCGTAATATCGACATAACGTATATCGTCATGGATAACCAAATATATGGATTGACAAAGGGTCAAACTTCTCCGCGTTCAGCCGCTGGGTTCAAAACGAAGTCCACGCCGGAAGGATCGATTGAGCAGGCCGTTTCACCAATGGAATTGGCATTATCAGCCGGTGCCACCTTTGTTGCCCAAAGCTTTTCCACTGACCTGAAGGACTTGACGGCAATCATTGAAGCGGGAATCAAACATAAAGGTTTTTCCTTCATCAATGTGTTCTCTCCATGCGTGACATATAACAAGATCAATACGTATGATTGGTTTAAGCAGAACTTAACGAAATTGAATACGATTGAAGGATATGATTCTTCAAATAAAGAACAAGCCATGCAGACTTTGATGAAGCATGACAGTTTAGTGACAGGAATCATTTATCAAGATTCTTCACGGCCTTCGTACCAGGAATTAATTCCGGGATATGCTGAAGAAGCGCTGAATAAATCAGACCTGACACTGGATCAAGCACATTTCGATAAGCTTGTTACAGAATTCATGTAA
- the tdh gene encoding L-threonine 3-dehydrogenase — protein MFKGKMKAIVKHHRGYGAEMQDVNIPEFREDEVLIKVNMASICGTDIHIYTWDKWSQGRVKPPYVFGHEFSGEVVEIGSNVANVSIGDFVSAETHIVCGGCRQCLTGQFHVCKHTTIIGVDTHGCFSEYVALPAKNLWKNPIDMPPDIATIQEPMGNAVHSVLAGDVLGKTVAIIGCGPIGLMAVAVAKAAGADKVIALDINDYRLQLAKKMGATHLIQSNKEDPLGIIQRLTNTDGVDVVCEMSGNPAAIDQGFKMATNGGRVSILSLPAQPVTLNITEDIVFKGLTVQGITGRKMFSTWQQVSSLLGSGKVDLRPMITHRFSLSDFEMGFDLMIKGQSGKVLLIP, from the coding sequence ATGTTTAAAGGGAAAATGAAAGCGATTGTCAAACATCACCGCGGGTATGGGGCGGAAATGCAGGATGTGAACATTCCGGAATTTCGTGAGGACGAGGTTTTGATAAAAGTAAACATGGCTTCTATCTGCGGAACGGATATTCATATATACACTTGGGATAAATGGTCACAAGGAAGAGTGAAGCCGCCATATGTTTTCGGACATGAATTTTCTGGGGAAGTAGTGGAAATAGGATCAAATGTGGCCAATGTGTCAATTGGTGATTTTGTATCTGCAGAAACACATATCGTTTGCGGTGGATGCAGGCAATGTTTAACGGGACAGTTTCATGTTTGTAAACATACAACCATAATCGGTGTCGATACACACGGATGCTTTTCGGAGTACGTGGCGCTGCCGGCCAAAAATCTATGGAAAAATCCAATCGATATGCCCCCCGATATTGCTACAATCCAAGAGCCGATGGGGAATGCGGTCCATTCCGTGCTTGCTGGGGACGTACTTGGCAAAACGGTAGCCATCATTGGCTGTGGTCCGATTGGGCTTATGGCAGTTGCCGTGGCAAAGGCCGCGGGAGCAGACAAAGTGATCGCTCTCGATATAAATGATTATCGCCTACAGCTTGCAAAAAAGATGGGGGCTACACACCTCATCCAATCAAATAAGGAGGATCCTTTGGGAATCATCCAACGCCTTACAAATACGGACGGGGTGGATGTGGTTTGTGAAATGAGCGGCAATCCAGCAGCGATCGATCAAGGATTTAAGATGGCGACGAATGGCGGAAGGGTATCCATCCTAAGTTTGCCAGCGCAGCCCGTCACACTTAATATAACAGAGGATATTGTATTCAAGGGCCTTACTGTGCAAGGGATTACCGGCAGGAAAATGTTTTCAACCTGGCAGCAGGTGTCAAGCTTGCTTGGAAGCGGAAAGGTGGACTTAAGGCCGATGATTACGCACCGCTTCTCATTAAGCGACTTCGAGATGGGGTTCGATTTGATGATCAAAGGTCAAAGTGGCAAGGTACTCCTGATTCCTTAA
- the miaB gene encoding tRNA (N6-isopentenyl adenosine(37)-C2)-methylthiotransferase MiaB: protein MNEKQRLESQQVNAENPADKKSEKDYSKYFQAVYIPPSLKDAKKRGKEEVEYHDDFAIPEAFRGMGEGKKFYIRTYGCQMNEHDTEVMAGIFTALGYQPTDTVDDANVILLNTCAIREGAENKVFGELGHLKSLKLEKPDLLLGVCGCMSQEESVVKRILEKHHFVDMIFGTHNIHRLPQILNEAYLSKEMVIEVWSKEGDVIENLPKIRKGKTKAWVNIMYGCDKFCTYCIVPYTRGKERSRRPEDIIQEVRHLAAQGYKEITLLGQNVNAYGKDFTDIEFRFGDLMDEIRKIDIPRIRFTTSHPRDFDDHLIEVLAKGGNLVDHIHLPVQSGSTDTLKIMARKYTREQYFELVRKIKEAIPSASLTTDIIVGYPNETEEHFEETMSLYREVGFDAAYTYIYSPREGTPAAKMQDNVPMEVKKERLQRLNALVNETCALKMKEYDGQVVEVLVEGESKKNAEVLAGYTTKNKLVNFKGPKSAIGQIVKVKITGTKTWSLNGDMVEEAAAIEVE, encoded by the coding sequence ATGAACGAGAAACAACGATTAGAATCACAGCAAGTGAATGCTGAAAATCCAGCGGACAAAAAATCCGAAAAGGATTACAGTAAATACTTTCAAGCGGTTTATATTCCGCCTTCCTTAAAAGATGCGAAAAAACGCGGGAAGGAAGAAGTGGAATACCATGATGATTTTGCGATTCCAGAAGCATTCCGTGGAATGGGAGAAGGCAAAAAATTCTACATTCGTACATATGGCTGCCAAATGAATGAACATGACACGGAGGTTATGGCGGGTATCTTTACGGCACTTGGCTATCAGCCGACTGACACGGTGGATGATGCTAATGTCATTTTACTTAACACATGTGCGATCAGGGAAGGCGCAGAGAATAAAGTGTTTGGTGAATTGGGACATTTGAAATCATTGAAGCTGGAAAAGCCGGATTTATTGCTTGGCGTTTGCGGCTGTATGTCCCAGGAAGAATCAGTCGTAAAGCGAATTCTTGAAAAGCACCATTTTGTGGATATGATTTTCGGAACGCACAATATCCACCGCCTGCCGCAAATTCTTAATGAAGCTTATCTTTCCAAGGAAATGGTCATTGAGGTTTGGTCCAAAGAAGGGGATGTAATTGAAAACCTTCCGAAGATTCGGAAAGGTAAAACGAAGGCATGGGTCAATATCATGTATGGCTGTGACAAGTTTTGTACATATTGCATTGTGCCTTACACGAGAGGGAAGGAAAGAAGCCGCAGACCGGAAGATATCATCCAGGAAGTGCGTCATCTAGCCGCTCAGGGCTACAAAGAAATTACTTTACTAGGACAGAACGTCAATGCATATGGGAAAGATTTTACGGATATCGAATTTCGTTTCGGTGATTTAATGGATGAAATTCGCAAAATCGACATTCCGCGAATTCGGTTTACGACAAGTCATCCTCGTGACTTTGATGATCACTTGATTGAAGTTCTTGCTAAAGGCGGTAATCTTGTTGATCATATTCACCTTCCAGTTCAATCGGGAAGTACGGACACCTTAAAAATCATGGCTCGCAAATATACGCGAGAACAGTATTTTGAGCTAGTAAGGAAGATCAAGGAAGCCATCCCAAGTGCATCGTTAACGACTGATATCATTGTCGGCTATCCAAACGAAACGGAAGAGCACTTTGAAGAAACGATGTCTTTATACCGTGAAGTCGGTTTTGATGCAGCATATACTTACATTTATTCGCCACGTGAAGGGACACCGGCAGCTAAAATGCAGGATAACGTACCGATGGAAGTGAAAAAGGAGCGCCTGCAGCGCTTGAATGCCCTCGTTAATGAAACGTGCGCTTTGAAAATGAAAGAGTATGACGGGCAAGTTGTTGAAGTGCTAGTAGAGGGTGAAAGCAAGAAGAATGCGGAAGTATTAGCAGGTTATACAACGAAAAATAAGCTCGTGAACTTCAAAGGACCAAAATCTGCCATCGGTCAAATCGTGAAAGTGAAAATCACTGGAACGAAAACATGGTCACTAAATGGAGATATGGTTGAAGAAGCAGCGGCAATTGAGGTGGAATAA
- a CDS encoding RicAFT regulatory complex protein RicA family protein, with amino-acid sequence MTKYTKDDILTKAAELAEMIASTEEVDFFKRAEAHINENQKIREMIASIKSLQKQAVNFQHYGKDKAYNQVQAKIEALENQLDELPIVQQFKQSQVDVNDLLQMVSSQVSNKVTDLIIEATEGDILRGETGSQVQAGGGSCS; translated from the coding sequence ATGACGAAATATACTAAAGATGACATTTTGACAAAAGCGGCGGAGCTTGCAGAAATGATCGCCAGCACGGAAGAAGTGGATTTCTTTAAACGGGCAGAAGCTCACATCAATGAAAACCAAAAAATCCGCGAAATGATTGCCAGTATAAAAAGCTTGCAAAAACAGGCGGTCAATTTCCAGCATTATGGCAAGGACAAGGCGTATAACCAAGTACAAGCCAAGATCGAAGCACTTGAAAATCAATTGGATGAGCTTCCGATCGTTCAGCAATTCAAACAATCACAAGTTGACGTGAATGATCTATTGCAAATGGTTTCGTCACAAGTATCGAATAAGGTGACGGACTTGATCATTGAAGCTACCGAAGGCGACATCCTTCGCGGCGAAACAGGTTCACAGGTACAAGCTGGCGGCGGAAGCTGTTCATGA
- a CDS encoding outer spore coat protein CotE, with translation MSQYREIITKAVVAKGRKFTKSSHTICPAHHPSSILGCWIINHKYDAKKVGKKVEIHGSYEINVWYSYNHNSKTEVVTEKVQYTDVISLKYRDPDCLDDHEIVAKAVQQPNCLEACISPCGQKIIVHVEREFFVEVVGETKICVAVSPDGRCEDDWGCDFDDEEFEDLDPDFLDEFEDE, from the coding sequence ATGTCACAATATAGAGAGATAATCACTAAAGCGGTGGTGGCAAAGGGACGAAAATTCACAAAGTCCTCTCACACCATTTGCCCGGCTCATCATCCTTCTAGCATTCTAGGTTGTTGGATCATCAACCATAAATACGATGCAAAGAAAGTCGGCAAAAAGGTAGAAATTCACGGCAGCTACGAAATCAACGTTTGGTATTCCTATAACCATAATTCAAAAACGGAAGTTGTTACTGAAAAGGTGCAATATACCGACGTGATTTCGCTGAAATACCGTGATCCCGATTGCCTTGATGACCATGAAATCGTTGCAAAAGCTGTCCAACAGCCGAATTGTTTAGAAGCTTGCATCTCACCATGCGGACAAAAAATCATTGTCCATGTGGAAAGGGAATTCTTTGTGGAGGTCGTCGGCGAAACGAAAATCTGTGTCGCCGTTAGTCCAGATGGCCGATGTGAGGATGACTGGGGCTGTGATTTCGATGATGAGGAATTCGAAGATTTAGATCCGGATTTCCTAGATGAATTCGAAGACGAATAA